One Vibrio tapetis subsp. tapetis DNA segment encodes these proteins:
- the ltrA gene encoding group II intron reverse transcriptase/maturase → MRVYYSLYGHLLHKERLYKGFKKVWKAKGAAGIDRQSLSDYAQNLSDNLDQLLLELKTKRYTPQPVRRVEIPKDDGGVRLLGIPTVRDRVVQQALNDLLTPIFEEQFHPSSFGYRPNRSCHDAINKATMFIRRYGMQHVVDMDLSKCFDKLDHELILKSIKKRVTDSSVLELIKQFLKSGVIVDGEWQHTEIGSPQGGVISPLIANIYLDAFDQEMRKRGHRIVRYADDILIFCRSRKGAENAQVQATKVLEKQLKLTVNETKSHIAHSGEGVKFLGIEIGSHYSRIQPKKMSTFKGKLKRVTRRNGGKPLLEVIKQLNPLLRGFSQYFRIANANREFKKLAAWLRRRLRSVQLRLWKKPTRLHRRLRQLGYEGSFRYICMDSWRNAASPLASYSMPNQWFNDLGLVNLEHVRTGYVFSHYAEWKCA, encoded by the coding sequence TTGAGAGTTTACTACAGTTTATATGGTCACTTGCTCCACAAAGAGCGACTCTATAAAGGATTTAAAAAAGTGTGGAAAGCGAAAGGCGCGGCCGGAATAGATAGGCAGAGCCTAAGCGACTACGCCCAAAATCTGAGTGATAACCTAGATCAACTTCTTCTGGAACTCAAAACCAAGCGATACACCCCTCAACCCGTCAGACGGGTTGAAATACCGAAAGATGATGGTGGGGTGCGATTACTTGGGATCCCAACAGTACGGGATAGAGTTGTCCAACAAGCTCTAAATGATCTATTAACCCCAATCTTCGAAGAGCAGTTTCACCCATCCAGCTTTGGGTATAGACCGAATCGAAGTTGTCACGATGCTATAAACAAAGCGACGATGTTCATCCGTCGATACGGAATGCAACACGTCGTAGATATGGACTTATCGAAGTGCTTCGATAAGCTCGATCATGAGCTTATTCTAAAAAGCATTAAGAAACGAGTCACAGACAGTAGCGTACTGGAGCTCATCAAACAGTTCCTGAAAAGTGGCGTAATAGTTGATGGAGAGTGGCAGCATACCGAGATAGGTAGTCCGCAAGGTGGAGTAATAAGCCCACTGATAGCGAACATCTATCTGGATGCGTTTGATCAAGAGATGCGAAAGCGAGGACATCGAATAGTCCGTTATGCCGACGACATACTGATCTTCTGTCGCAGCCGTAAAGGTGCAGAAAATGCGCAAGTACAGGCAACGAAGGTCCTGGAAAAACAGCTCAAGTTAACGGTGAACGAAACCAAATCACACATAGCGCACAGCGGCGAAGGTGTGAAATTCCTTGGAATAGAAATCGGTAGCCATTATAGCCGTATTCAGCCAAAGAAAATGTCGACGTTCAAAGGAAAGTTGAAGCGAGTGACAAGACGCAATGGCGGTAAGCCATTGTTAGAAGTCATTAAACAACTGAATCCACTTCTGAGAGGGTTCAGCCAGTACTTTCGAATAGCGAATGCCAACAGGGAGTTTAAGAAACTGGCCGCGTGGTTAAGGCGAAGACTTCGCAGCGTCCAATTACGATTATGGAAAAAACCGACCCGACTCCACCGCAGGCTAAGACAGCTAGGTTACGAAGGGTCATTCAGGTATATCTGTATGGATAGTTGGAGAAATGCTGCGAGTCCATTAGCCAGTTACTCGATGCCAAATCAATGGTTTAACGACCTTGGATTAGTGAATCTTGAACACGTTAGGACAGGATATGTGTTCAGCCATTATGCTGAATGGAAATGTGCATGA